The stretch of DNA GAGCGGCTGCTCGGGGCGCGGGGCCCCTTTTACGCACGCTGCCGGATCACACCGCCCTTCGCCTTGTGCTCCTGACTGAACGACGGCGGCGGGTCACCTTCTTGAGGTGACCCGCCGCCGTCGTTGTTTTCCCAACTGACTCGCAGTTGTTGTCGTTTTGAGGGCTCAAAGCGACAACTATTGTCAGTCAGTTGGGCTGGGCCGGCCCGGGGCTATTCGAGGCCGCGGCGTTTGAGCAGCGGTTCGAGTTCAGCGTCGCGGCCGCGGAAGGCGCGGAACGACTCGAGCGGATCCCGGCTGTTGCCGCGGGCGAGCAGTTCGGCCCGGAAGAAGTCCCCGTTGGCGCGGGTGAGGCCGCCGTTGCCCTTGAACCACTCCACCGTGTCGGCGTCCAGCACCTCGCTCCAGATGTAGGAGTAGTAGCCCGCGGCGTAGCCGTCGCCCGCGAAGATGTGCTGGAAGTAGCCGGTACGGTAGCGCGGCGGGATCAGACGGTGCGCCACCCCGGCGGCGGCCAGCGCCTTCGCCTCGAACTCAAGGACGTCCTCGGGCACCTCGGAGCCGTCCAGGACATGCCACGCGAGGTCCAGCAGTGCGGCGCCCAGGTATTCGGTGGTGCCGAATCCTTCGCCCCAGAGCAGGGCGGCGTTGAGTTTGTCCACGACCTCCTGCGGCAGGGCCTCACCGGTGGCGTGGTGCCGCGCATAGTTTGCCAGCACCTCCGGCCACATGGCCCACATTTCGTTCACCTGCGAGGGGTACTCCACGAAGTCCCGCGGCACATTCGTGCCGGAGAACCGAGGGTAGGTGACGGCGGACAACAGCCCGTGCAGGGCGTGCCCGAACTCGTGGAACGTGGTGCGCAGCTCGTCCAGGGTCAGGAGCGTCGGCTCGCCGGCCGGCGGTTTGGAGATATTGAGGTTGTTGATCACCACCGGCCGGGTGTCCAAGAGGCCGGACTGTTCCACAAGGGCGTTCATCCAGGCTCCGCCCCGCTTGGAATCGCGGGTGTAGTAGTCGCCCAGGAACAGGCCCAGCCCGGTGCCGTCCGGGTCCCGGACCTCCCAGACCCGGACGTCCGGGTGGTAGCCGGCCAGATCGCTGCGTTCGTGGAAGGTGATGCCGTAGAGGGCATTGGCGGCGAAGAACACGCCGTCGTTGAGCACCCGGTCCAGCTCGAAGTAGGGGCGCAGGGCCTGCTCGTCCACGGCGTACCGTTCACGCTTCACCCGGGCGGAGTAGTAGGCCCAGTCCCAGGCCTCGAGTGGGTGCCCGGCGATCTCCGCCAGTGCTTCGCCCTCCGCGTCGGCGTTCCGGACGGCAGCCGGGGCCAGCCGGGTCAGCATGGCCTGGACGGCTGCGAAGTCGGGCGCCGTCTGCCGGTCCACGGTGAGCTCGGCATAGTTGGAGAAGCCCAGCAGGCCGGCCTTTTCGGCACGGAGCCGCACCATGTCCGTGACGAGGTCCCGAACG from Arthrobacter sp. PAMC25564 encodes:
- a CDS encoding M3 family metallopeptidase, with the protein product MTNPLLSPSTLPFGLPPFADIDDAHYAEAVEAGLAEHLAEIQAIVDTPGPATFENTALAMERSGRLLDRAAAVFFTLASADASDTIRELETRLSPLFSAHQDAVYLNRGLFERFAALDTAGLDAESARLVEEYLKEFRQSGIRLDDAGRERLKAVNAELARLGTEFGQRAKEGMKSAALLLDDDAALAGLPADDVASAAEAARAAGHEGKFLLTLIQPSNQPALAALENREVRRRLYEASIGRGSGGGSLDVRDLVTDMVRLRAEKAGLLGFSNYAELTVDRQTAPDFAAVQAMLTRLAPAAVRNADAEGEALAEIAGHPLEAWDWAYYSARVKRERYAVDEQALRPYFELDRVLNDGVFFAANALYGITFHERSDLAGYHPDVRVWEVRDPDGTGLGLFLGDYYTRDSKRGGAWMNALVEQSGLLDTRPVVINNLNISKPPAGEPTLLTLDELRTTFHEFGHALHGLLSAVTYPRFSGTNVPRDFVEYPSQVNEMWAMWPEVLANYARHHATGEALPQEVVDKLNAALLWGEGFGTTEYLGAALLDLAWHVLDGSEVPEDVLEFEAKALAAAGVAHRLIPPRYRTGYFQHIFAGDGYAAGYYSYIWSEVLDADTVEWFKGNGGLTRANGDFFRAELLARGNSRDPLESFRAFRGRDAELEPLLKRRGLE